In Oncorhynchus kisutch isolate 150728-3 linkage group LG5, Okis_V2, whole genome shotgun sequence, a genomic segment contains:
- the glt8d1 gene encoding glycosyltransferase 8 domain-containing protein 1 isoform X5, producing the protein MSVSRRLTRRAADDDAMSLRRVNVAILVLLAVAFLIIVQRNLLNLNDFLRSENPDAVPGMILPFESEFSPELRPDLVRTGEKIPVVITAAEERLGAVVAAMNSVYQNSKANIVFNIVTMNDTVDHLKVWMTKTQLNNVRHKIIIFEPQLLNGKITKNPQKLDSVKPLTFARFYMPVFIPDAEKAIYLDDDIIVQGDIQELFDTSLKSGHAAAFSDDCDSASAKGIVRGAGNQNNYIGFLDFKKEAIKKLGMRANTCSFNPGVIVANLTEWKRQNITNQLEHWMELNAQEDLYSKTLAESITTPPLLIVFYKHHSSIDPMWHVRHLGATGAGNRYSPQFVKAAKLLHWNGHYKPWSRTSSFTEVWDKWYIQDPMRKFHPVRKHAGDK; encoded by the exons TAAATGTGGCCATCCTTGTGCTGCTGGCAGTAGCATTTCTGATCATCGTGCAACGGAATCTCCTGAATCTCAATGACTTCCTTAGAAGTGAGAATCCAG ATGCAGTGCCAGGTATGATTCTGCCATTTGAGTCTGAGTTTTCTCCTGAGCTCAGACCAGACCTTGTGAGAACTGGGGAGAAGATCCCAGTGGTCATTACTGCTGCAGAGGAGAGACTGGGAGCTGTGGTGGCTGCCATGAACAGTGTCTACCAGAACAGCAAAGCCAACATTGTGTTCAACATTGTGACCATGAATGACACTGTGGATCACCTCAA AGTGTGGATGACTAAGACTCAGCTTAACAATGTCAGGCACAAGATCATCATATTTGAGCCCCAACTTCTCAATGGGAAGATTACCAAAAATCCTCAGAAGCTTGACTCTGTGAAACCG ttGACCTTTGCCAGATTTTACATGCCGGTATTCATACCAGATGCAGAAAAGGCCATTTATTTGGATGACGACATCATTGTACAAG GGGACATCCAAGAGCTTTTTGACACAAGCCTAAAGTCTGGTCACGCAGCTGCGTTCTCAGACGACTGTGATTCTGCATCCGCAAAGGGCATCGTTCGAGGGGCCGGGAACCAG AACAATTACATTGGCTTCCTGGACTTTAAAAAAGAGGCCATCAAGAAGCTTGGCATGAGAGCTAACACGTGTTCCTTTAATCCCGGAGTGATTGTGGCCAACCTGACGGAGTGGAAGCGTCAGAACATCACCAACCAACTGGAACACTGGATGGAGCTCAACGCACA AGAGGACCTCTACAGTAAGACCCTGGCAGAGAGTATTACCACACCTCCCCTGCTCATTGTCTTCTACAAACACCACTCCAGCATCGACCCCATGTGGCACGTCAGACACCTAG GGGCTACTGGTGCTGGAAACCGCTACTCTCCCCAGTTTGTGAAAGCTGCCAAACTCCTTCATTGGAACGGACATTACAAACCATGGTCCAGGACCTCTTCATTCACCGAAGTCTGGGACAAGTGGTATATTCAGGACCCCATGCGTAAATTCCATCCAGTTCGGAAACATGCAGGGGACAAGTAG
- the glt8d1 gene encoding glycosyltransferase 8 domain-containing protein 1 isoform X3 codes for MSLRRVNVAILVLLAVAFLIIVQRNLLNLNDFLRSENPDAVPGMILPFESEFSPELRPDLVRTGEKIPVVITAAEERLGAVVAAMNSVYQNSKANIVFNIVTMNDTVDHLKVWMTKTQLNNVRHKIIIFEPQLLNGKITKNPQKLDSVKPLTFARFYMPVFIPDAEKAIYLDDDIIVQVNMFAGDIQELFDTSLKSGHAAAFSDDCDSASAKGIVRGAGNQNNYIGFLDFKKEAIKKLGMRANTCSFNPGVIVANLTEWKRQNITNQLEHWMELNAQEDLYSKTLAESITTPPLLIVFYKHHSSIDPMWHVRHLGATGAGNRYSPQFVKAAKLLHWNGHYKPWSRTSSFTEVWDKWYIQDPMRKFHPVRKHAGDK; via the exons TAAATGTGGCCATCCTTGTGCTGCTGGCAGTAGCATTTCTGATCATCGTGCAACGGAATCTCCTGAATCTCAATGACTTCCTTAGAAGTGAGAATCCAG ATGCAGTGCCAGGTATGATTCTGCCATTTGAGTCTGAGTTTTCTCCTGAGCTCAGACCAGACCTTGTGAGAACTGGGGAGAAGATCCCAGTGGTCATTACTGCTGCAGAGGAGAGACTGGGAGCTGTGGTGGCTGCCATGAACAGTGTCTACCAGAACAGCAAAGCCAACATTGTGTTCAACATTGTGACCATGAATGACACTGTGGATCACCTCAA AGTGTGGATGACTAAGACTCAGCTTAACAATGTCAGGCACAAGATCATCATATTTGAGCCCCAACTTCTCAATGGGAAGATTACCAAAAATCCTCAGAAGCTTGACTCTGTGAAACCG ttGACCTTTGCCAGATTTTACATGCCGGTATTCATACCAGATGCAGAAAAGGCCATTTATTTGGATGACGACATCATTGTACAAG TAAACATGTTTGCAGGGGACATCCAAGAGCTTTTTGACACAAGCCTAAAGTCTGGTCACGCAGCTGCGTTCTCAGACGACTGTGATTCTGCATCCGCAAAGGGCATCGTTCGAGGGGCCGGGAACCAG AACAATTACATTGGCTTCCTGGACTTTAAAAAAGAGGCCATCAAGAAGCTTGGCATGAGAGCTAACACGTGTTCCTTTAATCCCGGAGTGATTGTGGCCAACCTGACGGAGTGGAAGCGTCAGAACATCACCAACCAACTGGAACACTGGATGGAGCTCAACGCACA AGAGGACCTCTACAGTAAGACCCTGGCAGAGAGTATTACCACACCTCCCCTGCTCATTGTCTTCTACAAACACCACTCCAGCATCGACCCCATGTGGCACGTCAGACACCTAG GGGCTACTGGTGCTGGAAACCGCTACTCTCCCCAGTTTGTGAAAGCTGCCAAACTCCTTCATTGGAACGGACATTACAAACCATGGTCCAGGACCTCTTCATTCACCGAAGTCTGGGACAAGTGGTATATTCAGGACCCCATGCGTAAATTCCATCCAGTTCGGAAACATGCAGGGGACAAGTAG
- the glt8d1 gene encoding glycosyltransferase 8 domain-containing protein 1 isoform X4, protein MSLRRVNVAILVLLAVAFLIIVQRNLLNLNDFLRSENPDAVPGMILPFESEFSPELRPDLVRTGEKIPVVITAAEERLGAVVAAMNSVYQNSKANIVFNIVTMNDTVDHLKVWMTKTQLNNVRHKIIIFEPQLLNGKITKNPQKLDSVKPLTFARFYMPVFIPDAEKAIYLDDDIIVQGDIQELFDTSLKSGHAAAFSDDCDSASAKGIVRGAGNQNNYIGFLDFKKEAIKKLGMRANTCSFNPGVIVANLTEWKRQNITNQLEHWMELNAQEDLYSKTLAESITTPPLLIVFYKHHSSIDPMWHVRHLGATGAGNRYSPQFVKAAKLLHWNGHYKPWSRTSSFTEVWDKWYIQDPMRKFHPVRKHAGDK, encoded by the exons TAAATGTGGCCATCCTTGTGCTGCTGGCAGTAGCATTTCTGATCATCGTGCAACGGAATCTCCTGAATCTCAATGACTTCCTTAGAAGTGAGAATCCAG ATGCAGTGCCAGGTATGATTCTGCCATTTGAGTCTGAGTTTTCTCCTGAGCTCAGACCAGACCTTGTGAGAACTGGGGAGAAGATCCCAGTGGTCATTACTGCTGCAGAGGAGAGACTGGGAGCTGTGGTGGCTGCCATGAACAGTGTCTACCAGAACAGCAAAGCCAACATTGTGTTCAACATTGTGACCATGAATGACACTGTGGATCACCTCAA AGTGTGGATGACTAAGACTCAGCTTAACAATGTCAGGCACAAGATCATCATATTTGAGCCCCAACTTCTCAATGGGAAGATTACCAAAAATCCTCAGAAGCTTGACTCTGTGAAACCG ttGACCTTTGCCAGATTTTACATGCCGGTATTCATACCAGATGCAGAAAAGGCCATTTATTTGGATGACGACATCATTGTACAAG GGGACATCCAAGAGCTTTTTGACACAAGCCTAAAGTCTGGTCACGCAGCTGCGTTCTCAGACGACTGTGATTCTGCATCCGCAAAGGGCATCGTTCGAGGGGCCGGGAACCAG AACAATTACATTGGCTTCCTGGACTTTAAAAAAGAGGCCATCAAGAAGCTTGGCATGAGAGCTAACACGTGTTCCTTTAATCCCGGAGTGATTGTGGCCAACCTGACGGAGTGGAAGCGTCAGAACATCACCAACCAACTGGAACACTGGATGGAGCTCAACGCACA AGAGGACCTCTACAGTAAGACCCTGGCAGAGAGTATTACCACACCTCCCCTGCTCATTGTCTTCTACAAACACCACTCCAGCATCGACCCCATGTGGCACGTCAGACACCTAG GGGCTACTGGTGCTGGAAACCGCTACTCTCCCCAGTTTGTGAAAGCTGCCAAACTCCTTCATTGGAACGGACATTACAAACCATGGTCCAGGACCTCTTCATTCACCGAAGTCTGGGACAAGTGGTATATTCAGGACCCCATGCGTAAATTCCATCCAGTTCGGAAACATGCAGGGGACAAGTAG
- the glt8d1 gene encoding glycosyltransferase 8 domain-containing protein 1 isoform X1: MSVSRRLTRRAADDDAMSLRRVNVAILVLLAVAFLIIVQRNLLNLNDFLRSENPDAVPGMILPFESEFSPELRPDLVRTGEKIPVVITAAEERLGAVVAAMNSVYQNSKANIVFNIVTMNDTVDHLKVWMTKTQLNNVRHKIIIFEPQLLNGKITKNPQKLDSVKPLTFARFYMPVFIPDAEKAIYLDDDIIVQVNMFAGDIQELFDTSLKSGHAAAFSDDCDSASAKGIVRGAGNQNNYIGFLDFKKEAIKKLGMRANTCSFNPGVIVANLTEWKRQNITNQLEHWMELNAQEDLYSKTLAESITTPPLLIVFYKHHSSIDPMWHVRHLGATGAGNRYSPQFVKAAKLLHWNGHYKPWSRTSSFTEVWDKWYIQDPMRKFHPVRKHAGDK; this comes from the exons TAAATGTGGCCATCCTTGTGCTGCTGGCAGTAGCATTTCTGATCATCGTGCAACGGAATCTCCTGAATCTCAATGACTTCCTTAGAAGTGAGAATCCAG ATGCAGTGCCAGGTATGATTCTGCCATTTGAGTCTGAGTTTTCTCCTGAGCTCAGACCAGACCTTGTGAGAACTGGGGAGAAGATCCCAGTGGTCATTACTGCTGCAGAGGAGAGACTGGGAGCTGTGGTGGCTGCCATGAACAGTGTCTACCAGAACAGCAAAGCCAACATTGTGTTCAACATTGTGACCATGAATGACACTGTGGATCACCTCAA AGTGTGGATGACTAAGACTCAGCTTAACAATGTCAGGCACAAGATCATCATATTTGAGCCCCAACTTCTCAATGGGAAGATTACCAAAAATCCTCAGAAGCTTGACTCTGTGAAACCG ttGACCTTTGCCAGATTTTACATGCCGGTATTCATACCAGATGCAGAAAAGGCCATTTATTTGGATGACGACATCATTGTACAAG TAAACATGTTTGCAGGGGACATCCAAGAGCTTTTTGACACAAGCCTAAAGTCTGGTCACGCAGCTGCGTTCTCAGACGACTGTGATTCTGCATCCGCAAAGGGCATCGTTCGAGGGGCCGGGAACCAG AACAATTACATTGGCTTCCTGGACTTTAAAAAAGAGGCCATCAAGAAGCTTGGCATGAGAGCTAACACGTGTTCCTTTAATCCCGGAGTGATTGTGGCCAACCTGACGGAGTGGAAGCGTCAGAACATCACCAACCAACTGGAACACTGGATGGAGCTCAACGCACA AGAGGACCTCTACAGTAAGACCCTGGCAGAGAGTATTACCACACCTCCCCTGCTCATTGTCTTCTACAAACACCACTCCAGCATCGACCCCATGTGGCACGTCAGACACCTAG GGGCTACTGGTGCTGGAAACCGCTACTCTCCCCAGTTTGTGAAAGCTGCCAAACTCCTTCATTGGAACGGACATTACAAACCATGGTCCAGGACCTCTTCATTCACCGAAGTCTGGGACAAGTGGTATATTCAGGACCCCATGCGTAAATTCCATCCAGTTCGGAAACATGCAGGGGACAAGTAG
- the glt8d1 gene encoding glycosyltransferase 8 domain-containing protein 1 isoform X2, which yields MCLFVRRWLTRRAADDDAMSLRRVNVAILVLLAVAFLIIVQRNLLNLNDFLRSENPDAVPGMILPFESEFSPELRPDLVRTGEKIPVVITAAEERLGAVVAAMNSVYQNSKANIVFNIVTMNDTVDHLKVWMTKTQLNNVRHKIIIFEPQLLNGKITKNPQKLDSVKPLTFARFYMPVFIPDAEKAIYLDDDIIVQGDIQELFDTSLKSGHAAAFSDDCDSASAKGIVRGAGNQNNYIGFLDFKKEAIKKLGMRANTCSFNPGVIVANLTEWKRQNITNQLEHWMELNAQEDLYSKTLAESITTPPLLIVFYKHHSSIDPMWHVRHLGATGAGNRYSPQFVKAAKLLHWNGHYKPWSRTSSFTEVWDKWYIQDPMRKFHPVRKHAGDK from the exons TAAATGTGGCCATCCTTGTGCTGCTGGCAGTAGCATTTCTGATCATCGTGCAACGGAATCTCCTGAATCTCAATGACTTCCTTAGAAGTGAGAATCCAG ATGCAGTGCCAGGTATGATTCTGCCATTTGAGTCTGAGTTTTCTCCTGAGCTCAGACCAGACCTTGTGAGAACTGGGGAGAAGATCCCAGTGGTCATTACTGCTGCAGAGGAGAGACTGGGAGCTGTGGTGGCTGCCATGAACAGTGTCTACCAGAACAGCAAAGCCAACATTGTGTTCAACATTGTGACCATGAATGACACTGTGGATCACCTCAA AGTGTGGATGACTAAGACTCAGCTTAACAATGTCAGGCACAAGATCATCATATTTGAGCCCCAACTTCTCAATGGGAAGATTACCAAAAATCCTCAGAAGCTTGACTCTGTGAAACCG ttGACCTTTGCCAGATTTTACATGCCGGTATTCATACCAGATGCAGAAAAGGCCATTTATTTGGATGACGACATCATTGTACAAG GGGACATCCAAGAGCTTTTTGACACAAGCCTAAAGTCTGGTCACGCAGCTGCGTTCTCAGACGACTGTGATTCTGCATCCGCAAAGGGCATCGTTCGAGGGGCCGGGAACCAG AACAATTACATTGGCTTCCTGGACTTTAAAAAAGAGGCCATCAAGAAGCTTGGCATGAGAGCTAACACGTGTTCCTTTAATCCCGGAGTGATTGTGGCCAACCTGACGGAGTGGAAGCGTCAGAACATCACCAACCAACTGGAACACTGGATGGAGCTCAACGCACA AGAGGACCTCTACAGTAAGACCCTGGCAGAGAGTATTACCACACCTCCCCTGCTCATTGTCTTCTACAAACACCACTCCAGCATCGACCCCATGTGGCACGTCAGACACCTAG GGGCTACTGGTGCTGGAAACCGCTACTCTCCCCAGTTTGTGAAAGCTGCCAAACTCCTTCATTGGAACGGACATTACAAACCATGGTCCAGGACCTCTTCATTCACCGAAGTCTGGGACAAGTGGTATATTCAGGACCCCATGCGTAAATTCCATCCAGTTCGGAAACATGCAGGGGACAAGTAG